The Polypterus senegalus isolate Bchr_013 chromosome 1, ASM1683550v1, whole genome shotgun sequence genome includes a window with the following:
- the LOC120539106 gene encoding E3 SUMO-protein ligase ZBED1-like codes for MPKLKRSRVWLYFTAKDINSAACNKCLKVIMCKGGNTSNLMKHMASHGIFLKAEKCTAFDNLQQDITPSTSTAGVVPVLGVSNIQEPKEESPAPSPASVAEITDDDDGSSTRSSLDTPFTLAKKAKMTKEKVDKIHRAVTKFIVKDLHPFSTVESPSFREMSTALNLRYQPPSRDDLSNTLVPAWYCVEKSNLIQNLAQVNKVAITCDGWTSIAQDHFLTVTVHYIYKGKIKQNVLSTEAVYESQTGPVVAKEISSVVEQFHLGGKIIAATVDNACNMDVALKKFDFLKVGCFAHTLNLAAQKVYDIPAVSSWCAKIRSVVVWLKRSSLSKTVLREKQRILNLPEHNVILDVKTR; via the exons ATGCCGAAGCTGAAGCGCTCGAGAGTGTGGCTGTACTTCACAGCAAAAGATATAAACTCAGCAGCCTGCAACAAATGCTTAAAGGTAATAATGTGCAAAGGAGGTAACACCTCAAATCTAATGAAACACATGGCGTCGCAtggcatttttttaaaagccGAAAAATGCACCGCATTTGATAACTTGCAGCAAGACATCACACCGAGCACATCTACTGCGGGTGTGGTGCCTGTTCTCGGAGTTAGCAACATCCAAGAACCCAAGGAGGAGAGTCCGGCCCCTAGCCCTGCCAGTGTAGCAGAAataactgatgatgatgatggcagcAGCACCCGTTCTTCTCTGG ATACTCCCTTCACCCTGGCCAAAAAGGCTAAAATGACGAAAGAAAAAGTGGACAAAATTCATAGGGCAGTGACAAAATTTATAGTCAAAgatctccatccattttcaacgGTGGAGTCACCATCATTCAG ggaGATGTCCACTGCCCTTAATCTAAGGTATCAGCCCCCATCGAGGGATGATCTATCCAACACACTTGTACCTGCTTGGTATTGCGTGGAGAAAAGCAACCTCATCCAGAATTTGGCACAGGTTAACAAGGTCGCTATCACCTGTGATGGATGGACCAGTATTGCTCAGGACCATTTCCTCACAGTGACTGTTCACTACATCTACAAAGGCAAAATCAAGCAGAATGTGCTTAGCACTGAAGCAGTTTATGAGTCACAAACAGGTCCAGTTGTCGCTAAAGAAATATCAAGTGTTGTGGAGCAATTTCACTTGGGAGGGAAAATAATTGCTGCCACTGTAGACAATGCCTGCAACATGGATGTTGCTTTgaaaaaatttgactttttaaaagtGGGATGCTTTGCTCATACCCTCAACCTGGCCGCACAAAAGGTGTATGACATTCCTGCAGTTTCCAGCTGGTGTGCCAAAATCCGTTCAGTTGTGGTGTGGCTCAAACGTTCATCCTTGAGCAAAACTGTGCTCAGAGAAAAGCAGCGAATCCTGA ATTTGCCAGAGCATAATGTCATTCTTGACGTTAAGACGCGCTAG